From Streptomyces zhihengii, the proteins below share one genomic window:
- a CDS encoding diacylglycerol/lipid kinase family protein: MRALLVVNPAATTTSARTRDVLIHALASEMKLEAVSTEYRGHARDLGRRAAEADDIDLVVALGGDGTVNEVVNGLLHNGPDPEGLPRLAVVPGGSTNVFARALGLPNDAVEATGAILDALRERTERTVGLGLAAGTPGTDDEGVPQRWFTFCAGLGFDAGVVGRVEQHRERGRRSTHALYVRQVMRQFLDDPHRRRGTITLERPGADPVQDLVLSIVCNTSPWTYLGNRPVYASPKASFDTALDVLGLKKLSTPAVARYGTQLLTSSPERGPHGKHAVTLHDETDFTLHSKVPLPFQMDGDHLGLRTSVTFTGVRRALRVIV, from the coding sequence ATGCGCGCACTTCTCGTGGTCAATCCGGCAGCAACCACCACCAGTGCCCGCACCCGCGACGTGCTGATCCACGCGCTCGCGAGCGAGATGAAGCTGGAGGCCGTCTCCACCGAGTACCGCGGCCACGCCCGCGACCTCGGGCGGCGGGCCGCCGAGGCGGACGACATCGACCTGGTGGTCGCCCTCGGCGGCGACGGCACGGTCAACGAGGTCGTCAACGGACTGCTGCACAACGGCCCCGACCCGGAGGGCCTGCCGCGTCTCGCGGTGGTCCCCGGCGGCTCGACCAATGTGTTCGCCCGCGCGCTGGGACTGCCGAACGACGCCGTGGAGGCGACGGGCGCCATCCTGGACGCGCTGCGTGAGCGGACGGAGCGCACGGTCGGCCTCGGACTGGCGGCCGGCACACCGGGGACGGACGACGAGGGCGTGCCGCAGCGCTGGTTCACGTTCTGCGCGGGGCTGGGCTTCGACGCCGGCGTCGTCGGCAGGGTGGAGCAGCACCGGGAGCGCGGACGGCGGTCGACGCACGCGCTGTACGTCCGCCAGGTCATGCGCCAGTTCCTCGACGATCCGCACCGCAGACGCGGCACGATCACCCTGGAGCGGCCGGGCGCCGACCCGGTGCAGGACCTGGTGCTGTCCATAGTCTGCAACACCTCCCCCTGGACCTACCTGGGCAATCGCCCTGTATACGCGTCCCCGAAGGCGTCCTTCGACACCGCTCTGGACGTGCTCGGTCTGAAGAAGCTCTCGACGCCGGCGGTCGCCCGCTACGGCACCCAGCTCCTCACGTCGAGCCCCGAACGGGGGCCGCACGGCAAGCACGCGGTCACGCTGCACGACGAGACGGACTTCACCTTGCATTCCAAGGTGCCGCTGCCGTTCCAGATGGACGGTGACCACCTCGGTCTGCGTACGAGCGTGACGTTCACAGGCGTTCGCCGTGCACTGCGTGTGATTGTGTGA
- a CDS encoding WhiB family transcriptional regulator: MDWRHNAVCREEDPELFFPIGNTGPALLQIEEAKAVCRRCPVMEQCLQWALESGQDSGVWGGLSEDERRAMKRRAARNRARNASA; encoded by the coding sequence ATGGACTGGCGTCACAACGCCGTTTGCCGCGAGGAAGACCCCGAGCTCTTCTTCCCCATCGGCAACACCGGTCCTGCGCTGCTGCAGATCGAGGAAGCCAAGGCCGTCTGCCGTCGCTGCCCCGTCATGGAGCAGTGCCTGCAGTGGGCGCTCGAGTCCGGCCAGGACTCCGGCGTCTGGGGTGGCCTCAGCGAGGACGAGCGCCGCGCGATGAAGCGCCGTGCCGCTCGCAACCGGGCGCGTAACGCCAGCGCCTGA